The following is a genomic window from Spirosoma foliorum.
TAAATCGAACAGGGACACTTTACGAAATTCGACGGGGTGGCTTTCGCTTTGTAGGGAGATGTAGCCCTTATCGAGCAATTGTCCGTCCTTCTTAACAGCGGAGTCGTAATGAATGACGTTGCCCCCTCCTATTTGTGGTTTGGCGTAAGTCAGCACCGTATCGCCTTCAACGATGTGCTTTAGCAGAGAATCGCCCAGAACCAACGCTTCGGCATGAACCCACTGATCGCCGGGATAGGTTTTTGAGTTTGAATCAATACAATGAGGAGTAAAGAGTTTGCCATCCAGCACAACGTTGGTACCGGGTGTGCAAAGGTTGGCCGTGTGCCGTTCATGTTGACCGTCTCCGCCCAGCAGTTGCATCTCCATCGAAATCGGAAAATCCTGTTTCAGGCCCATCGTTTCGGGCGCTTGTCCATGTAGCATGGCTCCACTGTTACGAATCGCCCAGCCTGGACCACCCTTTACCTGATCGCCCACGAATCGATATTCCACAACAAGCAGATAAGCCGAGAATGGCTTCTTGTAAAAAATATGGCCGTATTGCTCATCGAAGGCAGTGTACTGGTCGTAGCGGACAACCATTTTACCATCCTCAACCCGAAACGTGTTTCCGTAATTATCGTTGAGCGGGTGGCCCGTAATCTTCACCGACCAATCCTTGAGGTCTTTGCCGTTGAAGAGTTGAATCCAGTTGTCGGATTTTGTTTTGGACTGACCCAGTTTGGACTGACCCGGTCTGGACTGACCTAGGCATAAGCTAGTCAACAATAGAAAACTGATGAGTAATGAGGGTTGGCGCATGAGGGGCATGAGGTAAACTAAAAATCCTATAGCTATTTCTTAACCTTATTCTCGAATAGAAACACACCGTTTTTATTGGCAATCACGATATCGGGCTTCTTGTCGCCGTTCATATCGTGTGTTACGATGTTGAGCCCTGCACCCGAATCGTTGTCGATCACGTGTTCTTTGTAATAAGGCGCTTTGCCGGGTGTGAACTCAAACCAGAGCAAAATACCCGGATCACTGTCACCGGGGTCTCGACCGTGGTGGGCCAGAAACCGTTTCCCGGTAATGTAATCTTTCCGACCATCGCCGTTCAGGTCGGTCATGATGGAAGAGTGAGTCTGGGCCGTTGTGTTGCTCATCAGATGGGTTTTGAAATTGATTTTACCCTGTTCATCCATCACCTGTTCGTGCCACCAGATGCCCAACGCGTGCG
Proteins encoded in this region:
- a CDS encoding 3-keto-disaccharide hydrolase, with translation MRQPSLLISFLLLTSLCLGQSRPGQSKLGQSKTKSDNWIQLFNGKDLKDWSVKITGHPLNDNYGNTFRVEDGKMVVRYDQYTAFDEQYGHIFYKKPFSAYLLVVEYRFVGDQVKGGPGWAIRNSGAMLHGQAPETMGLKQDFPISMEMQLLGGDGQHERHTANLCTPGTNVVLDGKLFTPHCIDSNSKTYPGDQWVHAEALVLGDSLLKHIVEGDTVLTYAKPQIGGGNVIHYDSAVKKDGQLLDKGYISLQSESHPVEFRKVSLFDLSPYMHKPKQLAAILKQLQTRSK